From the genome of Gracilimonas sp., one region includes:
- a CDS encoding amidase family protein: MTITETREKVLSGELKLRDLVEQYRKEIEDRNPEINAFVATDFEAALSHADEVQKKIDNGTAGKLAGVVMGIKDVISERGKKVTCASKILENFESVYDATVIERLRDEDAVFIGRLNMDEFAMGSTNEYSNFGPVKNPRNTDKVPGGSSGGSAAAVASGMAMTTLGSDTGGSIRQPASYCGVVGLKPTYGRVSRYGLVAYASSFDCIGPLANSVEDTARVLDVIAGFDERDNTSSHREKDDYVGAVQNPDKKIKIGVPEEFFGEGLDAEIKEGIEKVLADLEADGAELVPIHLPHTKYGIATYYILATAEASSNLARFDGIRYGHRADKEEMLDELKKEEKALKEAFEIAEGEEKIELQQKLAKLDSPLIRLYKKSRTEGFGTEVKRRIMLGTYVLSAGYYDAYYGKAQKVRRLIQNDYKEAFKKVDVIVSPTAPTTAFDLGAKLDDPVQMYLNDVYTITANLAGICGISVPAGIHSNGLPFGIQFMGDSFQEAKILNAARLVELQS, encoded by the coding sequence ATGACTATTACAGAGACTCGAGAAAAAGTCTTATCAGGAGAACTAAAACTTCGAGACCTTGTAGAGCAGTACAGAAAAGAAATTGAAGACCGTAACCCGGAAATAAATGCCTTTGTAGCCACCGACTTTGAGGCGGCTCTTTCACATGCTGATGAGGTTCAAAAAAAGATCGATAACGGAACCGCAGGAAAGCTTGCCGGGGTCGTTATGGGTATCAAAGATGTGATTTCTGAGCGAGGAAAGAAGGTAACTTGTGCGTCAAAGATACTTGAGAACTTCGAAAGTGTGTATGACGCCACCGTAATTGAACGTCTTCGGGATGAAGATGCGGTGTTTATTGGCCGGCTTAATATGGATGAATTTGCCATGGGTTCGACCAATGAGTACAGTAATTTCGGTCCGGTAAAAAATCCACGGAATACCGATAAAGTACCGGGTGGATCCTCAGGTGGGAGTGCAGCTGCCGTTGCTTCGGGAATGGCAATGACCACACTTGGTTCGGATACCGGAGGTTCTATTCGTCAGCCTGCTTCCTATTGTGGGGTAGTTGGGTTGAAGCCTACGTATGGCCGTGTTTCTCGATACGGACTGGTTGCATATGCTTCTTCATTTGACTGCATCGGACCTTTAGCAAATTCAGTAGAAGATACCGCACGTGTTTTAGATGTAATAGCAGGTTTTGATGAGCGGGATAATACTTCTTCACACCGAGAGAAAGATGACTATGTGGGAGCTGTTCAAAATCCCGATAAAAAAATTAAAATTGGTGTCCCGGAAGAGTTTTTTGGTGAAGGACTGGATGCCGAGATCAAAGAAGGCATAGAAAAAGTATTAGCTGATCTGGAAGCCGATGGGGCTGAATTGGTTCCTATTCACTTGCCGCACACCAAATACGGGATTGCTACTTACTATATTTTAGCTACCGCTGAAGCATCCAGCAACCTGGCTCGATTTGATGGAATCCGGTATGGACACCGGGCCGACAAAGAAGAGATGCTGGATGAACTGAAAAAAGAAGAGAAAGCATTAAAGGAAGCTTTTGAAATTGCAGAGGGTGAAGAAAAGATCGAACTGCAGCAGAAATTAGCTAAACTGGATTCCCCTCTCATCCGACTTTATAAGAAATCAAGAACCGAAGGATTTGGCACAGAGGTAAAACGCCGGATTATGCTCGGGACTTATGTATTGAGTGCCGGATATTATGACGCTTATTATGGTAAGGCCCAGAAAGTACGCCGGCTCATCCAGAACGATTACAAAGAAGCATTCAAAAAAGTGGATGTGATTGTGAGCCCAACCGCACCAACTACTGCTTTTGACCTTGGTGCAAAGCTGGATGATCCTGTGCAAATGTACCTGAATGATGTATACACCATCACTGCTAATTTGGCTGGAATCTGTGGCATCAGCGTACCGGCTGGTATACATAGTAACGGACTTCCTTTTGGTATTCAGTTTATGGGAGATAGCTTCCAGGAAGCAAAAATCCTGAATGCTGCCCGACTTGTAGAACTCCAATCTTAA
- a CDS encoding twin-arginine translocase TatA/TatE family subunit produces the protein MFNSLGAPEILIIAIMVLVLFGAKRIPELARGLGQGIKEFRQASKDIKKEIEDSSRDINDAANHEETSSKSK, from the coding sequence ATGTTTAACAGTTTAGGTGCCCCTGAAATTCTCATTATTGCCATCATGGTTTTAGTGCTTTTCGGAGCAAAACGCATCCCGGAATTGGCTCGCGGTTTAGGGCAGGGAATTAAAGAATTCCGCCAGGCTTCAAAAGATATTAAAAAGGAAATTGAAGACAGCTCCCGTGATATTAATGATGCCGCCAATCACGAAGAAACCTCATCTAAAAGCAAATAA
- a CDS encoding DUF2795 domain-containing protein: MIWTVELAAALDDAPFPATREELIEWAERNGLPNQVIVNLEELEEIEQGEEPVYEGIEDIWPDYIRKEDFFHNEEDEGFDYDDV, translated from the coding sequence ATGATTTGGACCGTTGAATTAGCCGCAGCTTTAGATGATGCCCCTTTCCCGGCCACCCGGGAAGAACTTATAGAATGGGCAGAACGCAATGGCTTGCCTAACCAGGTTATTGTGAATCTCGAAGAGCTTGAAGAAATCGAACAAGGTGAAGAGCCGGTATACGAAGGTATTGAAGATATCTGGCCAGACTACATCCGTAAAGAAGACTTCTTTCATAACGAAGAAGACGAAGGTTTTGATTACGACGACGTTTAA
- a CDS encoding BamA/TamA family outer membrane protein produces the protein MLCIFAWVDIIHPTAIYAQQNTQNTNTEDVVRRIRFSGNDNIKDRTLETLVRTRTNREFLGIPRFTPWYFIWNMSGGRFGEEPAYLNLQTVDNDMERIALYYESLGFLDVQVDTTIVEYRSDKTEVSFIIDEGNAYYINTISYRGMPDFTDPEKKLNFLEESVLTRGRIAENTFEVNRQYSSQELSNEQQRIITFLKNNGYASVQRDSVIALVKPDTTAPNRLDVRYQINPGGIYRFGDIRVQLSDEDPPVNYTQKDTLIGPPHTVDSSNVIYLHKEPGTQSHFSLLSSQLLFKPGSIYNHSLYLETVNEFQNLGMLYIQRFGQNENQALPDFSQEEIPVFFDLQTLTKHSISTELFGMKRYGYGTGFGVDYNNNNVFGNAENLTIGANASFEFVSPAVLEEIDTTATQSSVFRSYELRAEYSVPRLNFPFRTLDNRPGFTSGVTRYLLSYSRSDQLLFDINSDVGFNMRYEVNHTQNFSSFLDLIELDLVDTNPSDAYIRNLRNEFGTDTLQDGTIVDAFELQRILEDFEPQVSSIIRYTFRSQNTDLIKRNRGYFSEYSVSVGGNIPYLIDNHVTTPDTLEGNLPSLFGLSDNNLSYSRFVKLSADYRRYIPISNSGVFAWRLFGGFAQPYGGSNSIPLNRRFFAGGSNDIRGWAPFQLGPGDISTDNVNIPGGEIKLAAFSEVRQTFIRDFLGANWMAALFVDAGNVWYGPENDFRDENNQDRLEQGRFRFDNFYNQIAVGSGPGLRLDWEYVVVRFDFAFRLHDLQAGWLNNKQLYFSFGIGHSF, from the coding sequence GTGCTATGCATTTTTGCATGGGTGGATATCATTCATCCAACAGCGATTTATGCTCAGCAAAACACTCAAAATACCAATACTGAAGATGTAGTCCGGCGTATCCGGTTTTCCGGAAACGACAATATCAAAGACCGGACCTTAGAAACACTGGTCAGAACCCGGACTAACCGTGAATTTTTGGGTATTCCCCGCTTCACCCCGTGGTATTTTATCTGGAATATGTCGGGCGGAAGGTTTGGAGAAGAACCCGCTTACCTTAACCTGCAAACCGTAGACAACGACATGGAACGGATTGCTTTGTACTATGAATCACTGGGTTTTCTTGATGTACAGGTTGATACTACCATCGTAGAGTATCGCTCTGACAAGACCGAGGTCTCCTTCATTATCGACGAAGGTAATGCTTATTACATCAATACCATTTCTTACCGGGGCATGCCTGATTTTACCGATCCGGAGAAAAAGCTCAACTTTTTGGAGGAGAGTGTTCTTACCCGCGGGCGAATAGCGGAGAATACCTTCGAAGTAAACAGGCAATATAGCTCTCAGGAGTTAAGTAATGAGCAGCAGAGGATCATTACCTTCTTAAAGAATAATGGATATGCATCCGTTCAAAGAGATTCAGTTATCGCCTTGGTTAAACCTGATACCACAGCTCCTAACAGGCTGGATGTGCGTTATCAAATTAATCCCGGGGGTATTTACAGGTTCGGGGATATCAGGGTTCAATTAAGTGATGAAGACCCACCGGTCAATTATACCCAGAAAGATACGCTAATCGGACCTCCTCACACTGTCGATTCTTCTAATGTGATTTACCTTCATAAAGAACCAGGCACACAATCTCATTTTAGCTTACTGTCGAGCCAGCTGCTGTTTAAGCCCGGCTCCATCTACAATCATTCACTGTATCTTGAAACGGTGAATGAGTTTCAGAATCTTGGAATGCTTTACATTCAGCGATTCGGACAAAATGAAAACCAGGCGCTACCCGATTTCAGTCAGGAAGAAATTCCGGTATTCTTCGATCTACAAACGCTCACCAAGCACAGTATTTCAACTGAATTGTTTGGGATGAAGCGATACGGTTATGGAACAGGTTTCGGAGTTGATTACAACAACAACAATGTATTTGGAAACGCAGAAAATCTGACTATTGGAGCCAATGCCAGCTTCGAGTTTGTGAGCCCTGCTGTTTTGGAAGAAATTGATACCACTGCCACCCAATCGTCTGTATTCCGGAGCTATGAACTTCGGGCAGAGTACTCTGTACCCCGGTTGAACTTCCCATTCAGAACGCTGGATAACCGCCCCGGATTTACCAGTGGTGTCACTAGATACCTGCTGTCATACAGTCGTTCGGATCAGTTGTTATTCGACATTAATTCTGATGTTGGTTTCAATATGAGATATGAAGTCAATCACACCCAAAACTTCTCCAGCTTTCTGGACCTGATTGAATTAGACCTGGTTGACACCAACCCGTCGGATGCATACATCCGAAATCTAAGGAATGAATTTGGTACTGATACACTGCAGGATGGCACTATTGTGGACGCTTTTGAGCTGCAGCGCATTCTGGAAGACTTTGAACCACAAGTTTCTTCCATCATCCGATACACTTTCCGTAGCCAGAATACCGATCTTATAAAAAGAAACCGGGGATATTTCAGTGAGTATTCTGTTTCTGTGGGCGGAAACATCCCTTATTTAATAGACAACCATGTCACTACGCCTGATACTCTTGAGGGGAATCTCCCCTCTCTTTTTGGGTTGAGTGATAACAATCTAAGTTATAGTCGATTTGTGAAACTCTCGGCCGATTACCGGCGATATATACCTATTTCAAATTCAGGTGTTTTTGCATGGCGTTTGTTTGGAGGATTTGCGCAGCCCTATGGAGGGTCAAATTCCATACCACTAAACCGGAGGTTCTTTGCAGGCGGCAGTAACGATATCCGGGGCTGGGCTCCATTCCAATTGGGTCCCGGGGATATTTCGACCGATAATGTGAATATTCCGGGTGGGGAAATTAAGCTGGCGGCATTCAGCGAAGTACGGCAGACTTTTATTCGGGATTTTTTGGGCGCCAACTGGATGGCAGCTTTGTTTGTTGATGCCGGTAATGTTTGGTACGGACCTGAAAACGACTTCCGTGATGAAAATAATCAGGACAGGCTGGAACAAGGACGTTTTCGTTTTGATAATTTTTATAACCAAATTGCTGTAGGCAGTGGGCCCGGTCTTCGTCTGGACTGGGAATATGTTGTGGTTCGGTTTGATTTTGCCTTCCGCCTGCACGACCTTCAGGCTGGTTGGTTAAACAATAAGCAATTATATTTTAGCTTTGGTATTGGTCACTCCTTTTAA
- a CDS encoding cyclic nucleotide-binding domain-containing protein: protein MFDKLKRLKDQSNIVFKSKFLANLNPAERYEFLQLCHRRSYKEGEYVFYKNDPGTGMYFIEKGKIQLTIGTPDDEAPDEIISELELESPDSFGALSIGYNLRRKSSAKCTTDCDLLGFFKPDFEVLRDRHPQIAVKFLQTLTNIALRQLETTAKKLAEVSSEQLALNIQFQTYYEANREEKV, encoded by the coding sequence ATGTTTGATAAATTAAAACGCTTAAAAGATCAGTCGAATATCGTCTTCAAATCGAAGTTCCTGGCAAACCTCAACCCTGCCGAACGCTATGAGTTTCTGCAGCTTTGCCATCGCCGAAGCTATAAGGAAGGCGAATATGTATTCTACAAGAATGATCCCGGAACGGGCATGTACTTCATCGAGAAAGGAAAAATACAACTTACTATTGGAACTCCTGATGATGAAGCACCTGATGAAATAATATCTGAGCTGGAACTTGAATCCCCGGATAGCTTTGGGGCTCTTTCCATTGGTTATAACCTGAGACGGAAATCCTCCGCGAAGTGCACTACAGATTGTGATTTACTCGGTTTTTTTAAACCTGATTTTGAAGTATTGCGGGACAGGCATCCACAAATTGCGGTTAAATTCCTGCAGACTCTTACCAACATCGCATTAAGGCAGTTAGAGACTACGGCCAAGAAACTTGCTGAGGTTTCAAGTGAACAACTGGCACTTAACATTCAATTTCAAACGTATTACGAAGCAAACAGAGAAGAGAAAGTATAA